Genomic DNA from Alicyclobacillus fastidiosus:
CTCAGCGTTCACCGGTTTCAATCTGGACCGTACGGCGGCGACCAGCAAATCGGTGCCATGATCGCAAACAACGAGATGGATTTTGTGATTTTCCTGCGCGATCCGCTGACGGCGCAACCGCACGACCCTGACATCACCGCACTCCTTCGATTGTGCGACGTACATAACGTCCCTGTAGCGACCAACATGGCCTCGGCTGAAGCCTTGGTTCGTGCGATGGACGCTGGACTCATCGACTTTAAGCCAAAAGCCCAATAAGACCGAAAGGATGCCTACCCATGTTTGACTCGAGCGTATTCGAAGCACGACGTGTTCGATTCTCTGAAACCATTGCCGATCGCTCTATCACCGTCCTATTTTCCGGGCGCGCGCCACACAAGTCGCGCGATGCCGTTTATCACTTCCACGCCAACCGCAACTTCTTCTACCTAACCGGCGTAGATCGTGAAAACGCAGCCGTGGTCTTCCTCAAAAAGGATGGTACGGTGCGCACCACGTTGTTTACGGAGCACGTGGATGCAACGCAGGAAAAGTGGACGGGTAAACGCATGCGCGACGACGAAGCAACTCGTAGATCTGGCATCGAGGAGATTCGAGATATCACCGAACTGCACGGCGCCATCGGTGGCTTTCTGTCGGACGCCGACTACGACGTCATCTACCTGGATCTCGAACAAAACGACTGGCATCAGACACAGACCATCGCGCATCAGTTCTCGCGCGAATTGGCACAGCGATATCCAGGGCTCGCGGTGCGCAATATCCACGCCCCAATCTGCCGTATGCGCGCAGTGAAGGATGCGCATGAAGTCGCTGCCATCCGCGAGGCGATTCGCATCACGAAACTTGGCGTCGAAAATCTCATGTCGCACGCGCACGGGGAAGTGGCCGAGTACGAATTACAGGCCCACTTCGATTTCACTTTGCGCTCCAACGGTGTATCCGAGCACGCATTTCCATCCATCATCGCAGGTGGCGAACGGGCGACTATTCTTCACTACGAAGAGAACGACCAACCCGTCGCGGACGGTGAACTGGTACTGCTGGACCTCGGAGCTGCACATTTGCACTACTCAGCAGATATCAGCAGAACCTTCCCTGTGAATGGAAAGTTCACACCGCGGCAAAAAGAGTTGTACGAGGTCGTGCTGACGGCGATGGAAGAGACCATCGCAGCCGTGAAGCCAGGCATGTCCTACCCAGAATTAAACGAAGTCACCAAGGCGACGCTCGCCCGTGAATGTAAGCGGATTGGACTCATCGAACGCGATGAGCAAATTAGCAACTACTATTACCACAGCGTGAGTCACCCATTGGGTCTCGACACACACGACGTACACGGCAGGGGCTACCCGATCGAGGTCGGCTCCGTCATCACCATTGAACCCGGGCTCTACGTTGCGGAAGAAGGCATTGGCATCCGCATCGAAGACGACATTCTCGTCACTGAAACCGGCGTCGAAAACCTGTCTTCTGACATTATCAAGTCCGTCGCCGATATCGAAGCGTTTATGGCAAACCGCCGCTAACCCAACTTTCGCCGCATCGCCACGGCTTAAACCGCACACAATTGGGCATCGTAGACACGATGCCTTTTTTTGTATTTTCATTTTCTCTTCACAACTTGTCACCTGTTCTGGTATTATGCAGTATATCGTTTTCGTAAAACGTTTTCGTAAAACGTTTTACCTCGGCAGTACAACTGTATTTCTCCGTTTGCACCGGCAAAGCCGTTCTGTAGAGCCCTGAGGTGTAAACGAATTCAACCATGACCGCGGTCCCACGGTATTGAAGAGGGAACGCATGCTTCTAGGGAGGGCAAAATCATGAAACGATGGGGAATAGGTCTCCTCATTGGCTTGGGGATTCTCATCAACTACTTCGACCGGACGAATTTGTCCGTCGCGCAACAGCCAATTTCCAACCTCTATCACTTGAATAGCGCTCAAATGGGCATTATTCTCTCGTCCTTCGGTTGGTCTTACGCACTCTTTCAAATTCCGATTGGGGCCCTACTCGACAAGATCGGCGTCAAATGGCTGGTCCGCGTGGGTACCCTCATCTGGTCACTTGCTACGTTTATGACAGCGATTGTAAGCGGCATGGGCCTTCTCATTTTGTCCCGCGTCATCCTGGGTGCGGCGGAAGCGCCTGCATTCCCTGCTGCCTCCAAGGCGACAGGCTACTGGTTCCCTGTCCGTGAACGGGGACTCGCTACGTCGATTTTCGATGCCGCTGCCAAATTTTCAAACGTCATTGGCACGCCCTTAATCGCATGGGCCGTCTTTGTTTGGGGATGGAAAGGCGGATTCTGGCTCACAGGGATTTTGAGCCTGTTCTACCTCGCACTGTACTGGATTTTTTATCGGGATCCAAAGGACGCAAAGCTGTCCGCAGAAGAGGAGAAGCTGCTTCGCGAAGGCGGTGCGCAGCAGGTTGGCACAGCGCCTGGCGGCTACGGAAAGAACCTGCTGTTCGTTCTCTCGCAACGTAAAATCTGGGGATTGACACTCGGCTTTACGGCGTACGGTTATTCGTTTTACCTGTTCCTGACCTGGTTGCCTGGTTACTTGGAAAAACAGATGCACATGACGATTCTCAAGTCCGGTTGGTACACTGCTGGCCCATGGCTCATCGCGACTATCACCGACTTGGTCATCGGCGGTTGGCTGGTCGATCACCTCGTCAAGCGCGGCCACGACTCGACGCGCGTTCGGAAGACGATTCTCGTCATTGGCATGATTTTAGGTCTGGCCGTCATCCCGGCCGCCTTTACGAACAACCCGAATGCGGCAGTATGCTGGATCGCGGTTGCACTGGGTGGACTAGCCTTCTCCGCCCCGATCGGCTGGAGTATCCCGTCACTGATCGCTCCACGAGGCACCGTCGGCACGGTCGGCAGCGTCATCAACTTTTTCAACAACCTGATGAGCATCGTCGCTCCAATCGTGACTGGCTTTGTGGTCGACTGGACCGGATCGTTCGAAACCGCGTTTATCATCGCAGGCATTGTGCTGGTCCTCGGCATCTTGTCCTACGTCCTGTTGCTCGGTAAAATCGAGCCTATCCAGTCACCTTTTGAAGACCGTGACAAGGTCAGCGCGTAAGCGCGCCGTCTACTCGCAAGACACCTATCATCAGCACCTTTCAAAAGTAAACAACAAACTCTGGTGGTCGCCGGTCTCCGGCGGCCAACCTATGCGTTCTGGGA
This window encodes:
- a CDS encoding MFS transporter; the encoded protein is MKRWGIGLLIGLGILINYFDRTNLSVAQQPISNLYHLNSAQMGIILSSFGWSYALFQIPIGALLDKIGVKWLVRVGTLIWSLATFMTAIVSGMGLLILSRVILGAAEAPAFPAASKATGYWFPVRERGLATSIFDAAAKFSNVIGTPLIAWAVFVWGWKGGFWLTGILSLFYLALYWIFYRDPKDAKLSAEEEKLLREGGAQQVGTAPGGYGKNLLFVLSQRKIWGLTLGFTAYGYSFYLFLTWLPGYLEKQMHMTILKSGWYTAGPWLIATITDLVIGGWLVDHLVKRGHDSTRVRKTILVIGMILGLAVIPAAFTNNPNAAVCWIAVALGGLAFSAPIGWSIPSLIAPRGTVGTVGSVINFFNNLMSIVAPIVTGFVVDWTGSFETAFIIAGIVLVLGILSYVLLLGKIEPIQSPFEDRDKVSA
- a CDS encoding Xaa-Pro aminopeptidase yields the protein MFDSSVFEARRVRFSETIADRSITVLFSGRAPHKSRDAVYHFHANRNFFYLTGVDRENAAVVFLKKDGTVRTTLFTEHVDATQEKWTGKRMRDDEATRRSGIEEIRDITELHGAIGGFLSDADYDVIYLDLEQNDWHQTQTIAHQFSRELAQRYPGLAVRNIHAPICRMRAVKDAHEVAAIREAIRITKLGVENLMSHAHGEVAEYELQAHFDFTLRSNGVSEHAFPSIIAGGERATILHYEENDQPVADGELVLLDLGAAHLHYSADISRTFPVNGKFTPRQKELYEVVLTAMEETIAAVKPGMSYPELNEVTKATLARECKRIGLIERDEQISNYYYHSVSHPLGLDTHDVHGRGYPIEVGSVITIEPGLYVAEEGIGIRIEDDILVTETGVENLSSDIIKSVADIEAFMANRR
- a CDS encoding methylglyoxal synthase gives rise to the protein MNVAMIAHDQKKNDIVYLAIAYQNILKNVNLYATGTTGMRIAEATGLSVHRFQSGPYGGDQQIGAMIANNEMDFVIFLRDPLTAQPHDPDITALLRLCDVHNVPVATNMASAEALVRAMDAGLIDFKPKAQ